The Qipengyuania aurantiaca genome contains the following window.
CATTGTCGAGAAGGCCCTCGGTCACGCTCATGGCGATAGCCGGAGCGTCGGTGGGTGCGAAGTGGTCGACGATGGCATCGACCTGCGCCTCGGCGTGGAGGTCGGCCAGGGCTTCACCCAGCGCGATTCCCTCGACGCGAGCCAGCGCGCCCTCGGCGATCTGTGCCGGAGCCTCGAGCATGAGCAGGGCTTCCATCGCGCCGCTTGCGTTGCCGTTGGCGAAGCCTTCGAAGACGCTCGGGCCACCTGCGAACTCATGCGCCGAAGCCATGTCGGCGATGAAGTCGGCAGCCTGAGCTTCGAACGCGGGAGCCGCGGCGAAGGAGGTGGCCGCAAGGCCGTCCATATCGCCCAGCAGATTGGCCATGCCGGCATCGAAGTCGAAGCCGCCGTCCATGTCGACCGTACCTTCGAAATTCGCCGCATAGGCCTCCGGCAGGTCCATCGGACGGATGTCGGGCGCCGGTGCAAACTCGAAATTAACCATCTCGTGTCCGGCGAAATCGGCGGCGGAGAAGGTCTGCGAAAGGTCCTGCTGGACCTGCGGCAGGGCAAGGCCGGTCGCCATGGCGGCGACGGTTGCCGTTTCGAGCGGACGCATGTCGATGCGCGAGCTTTCGAGGTTCTGCTTGGTCATGCCAGCGACCATGTCGTTGTCGTTGGCAAGCTCGGTGCTCAGCAGCGACTTCAACGCGGCCATTTGCGCCGGAGCGTTGGGATCGACGTCGATGGAGATCGTCGACACGGCGGTCGAGTCCCCGTCGGAGTCGGTCGCACTGACATCGAAATCAACGGTGAAGCCATCGGGCAGGATGTTCTGCGTGTAGCTCAGGTTGTCGAAGCGTGCGCCCTGACCCGAACCGCTGATCGCTTCGACCGTGAAGCGGTTGAAGGTATCGAGAACGCTCGGGTCGATGATGGCGACCGAGTTGTTGGCCGGCAGCGTACCGACGAACACCACTTCCGACGTCCCATCGGCATCGTTGTAGACGGTGATTTCATACACGGTCGAAGTGCTGCCGCGGTTCACCTGGAGCTCTGCGCTCGAGACATAGAGCGGATCGGTGAGCGGATCCTGGTCGCCCACAGCGCCCGCCGAGTGGAATTCCACCTCGAAGGCTTCGCCGTTGGCCACGAACTGGTTGTCGACACCAAAGCCCTGGCCGCCCGAGTTGACCCCGCGATTGGGATCCACCGCGTTGGGGTCGGAGAACTCGATGAAGCCATCGGGCGTCTCGAGGAACGGCGTCGGGCCGCCTGCGGACAGGCCGATCAGCGAAACCGTCGTGGTGGTGCCGGCATCCGGCTCGAGGAGCTGGAATTCGTAATTGCCTTCCACATCGACAGCGAACTGGAAGACCGGCGTGTTGCCGTCGGTCGTCGCGCCGACCAGCACTGCACCCTGTTCCATCACACCATCACCGTCGAGGTCGAGCATCGTCTGCGTGACCGTCTGATAGGTGATGCCGTCGAGTGCCGTTCCGGTGATCGCGAAGGACCCGTGTCCGTCGCCACCCGGCGAGTAGGAGAAGGTTCCTTCCGCGGTCGCGTTGTCCTCGTTCGGGATCGTCTGCGTGCCCGGCGTGAACGAGCCGATGATCGGGCTGTCGTCCTCGAACACCACGGTGATTGCCGTCGTGTTTGTGGTCGAAGTCGTGCCATCGTCTGCGGTGACCGGGATGACCAGCGAGGAGGTCAGAGCGTCTTCGACGTTGGCGGTCGGGTGGTCGATCTGCTGGAGCTGGTTGACCGTGAAGCTGCCGTCATCGGCGATCGTCACGGTGACAACCGGGTCATTCACATCGTTGGTATAGCCGACGAGTGTGGTGTCGTTGTCCTGCAGCGTCCACTGCACCGCAACGCCGCCCGAGCTGAGCGAGCCGACGGTCGGCAGGCCGAGCGTGACTTCCAGAGTGTCGCCATCGGTGTCGGACACATTTACCTGGCCGTTCGCCGTGTTCGAGTTGGTGGTGTCCTGCGGCGTGCCGACACTGTCGGGATTGCCACCGAGCAAGCCTTCGTCCGAAGTCGCCACCGCATCGGCGCCCACGACAGGTGCATCGTTGGTGCCGTTGATCGTGATTTCCAGCGTCGCGGTCGACGTGTCGCCGTCCGCATCGGTGATGGTGTAGGTGAAGGTGTCGGTCAGCGTGTCGCCCACACCCAGCCCCTGCACCGCCGAAAGGCCGTTGCTCAGCGTGTAGGTGTAATTTCCTTGCGCATCGATGGTCAGCGTACCGTAGCTGCCCGGTGTGTTGCCGCCGATGACGCCAGCTGCCGTGCCAACGATGGCCATGACCGCTCCGGCGCCGTCGGCACCGTAGCTGTCGGCACCCGCGGCGTTGCCGTCTTCACCGACGCCGGTGACGACATTGCCGCTGGCGCTGGTGTTGGTGTCTTCGGTGACCGCATCGGTGTCGTTGGCGGCCGAGGGGCCGTCGTCGCGGAATTCGATGGCGTTGCCGATGGCTGCGCTCTGCCAGACAAAGTCGCCATCGCCATCGGTCAGCGTGACCGTTGCGTCGACAAGGCCCGCCAGGTCGAGCGTATCGTCATGCTCGCCAGCCGAATTGTCGCCGTCTTCAAGGTGCTCGAGAGCGACATTCTGCTCCAGCGTGACCGTGCCGTTGGCGTTGATCGTCAGCGTGAAGGCCGTGAGATCGTTAGCGCCGTCGTTATAGACGCCGGTGATGACGTTCGGCGTGTTCGCATCCTGCACGAGGGTGATCGGGTAATCGCCCTGCGCCGTCTGCAGGCCGGTCGCGGCCTGGGTGATGTCGAGCGTGTAGACGACCGAATTGGCCGCTGCCGCGCCGTCCGTGCCGAAATCGCCAGTGTAGCTGATGATTGCCGCAGCGCTGGTGTCGGAGATCGGGAAGCCGGCCGGGCTACCCGCATCGGTTTCGTCGACCTCGACGCTGCTGTTTACGGCAACGTTGGTGATCGCCGGGCCATCGTCCTCGAAGGCGATGATGCCGCCGATGTCGATGGCTGCCGACTGGGCCGTGTCGCCGTCGCCGTCCTGCGCCGTGACCACCGCGTTAAGCGCGCCGGCCGCCAGGGTTTCGGGCGTCAGCGCTTCATCCGCATCGAGCGGATCGTCATGCTGGACCGAAAGGTACTGTTCGACCGAGACGACGCCCGTCGCCGGGTCGATCTCGACCGCGAAGGCTGCAGTGTTCGTGCCGTCGACCACGCCGACTACGACCGTGTCGCTGACGGCCACCAGGGTAATCGCCGTACCGTCGGTGGTGGAGACGCCTGAAGCGCCGCCATTGCCCACGGTCAGGCTGTAGGTCAGCCCGCCGCCGTTGACGTTGGAGTCCGCACCGAAATCGGCGATGACGGAGAGCACGTTGGTGCCCGAAGTCGAACCGATCAGGGTCGGCGAACCGCTGACGTCGCTGTCGCTGCCCTGCGTGTAGGTCGCGCCGAGATCGATGCTGCCGGCTGCGGCAACAAGGTCCGTCTCGTCGACCACGACCGAGGCACCGCCTGCCAGCGTCGCGCTGACGGTCGGACCGTCATCGAGGATCTGGAACGCGCCGCCGATATCAGCAGTGGCCGAGGCCGTGTCGCCATCGCTGTCGACGATGGTCGCCGTCAGCGTGATGAGATCGGCCGCCCAGCCCGGAACCGGCTCGGCGTCGTTGTGATCAGTGGTGATGTCGTGCTGGACGGCACGCAGCTGGTCGAACTCGACGCTGCCGGTGCTGTCGACCGTGATGGTGAAAACCAGGTCTCCGCCGAGCGCGGTGCGGCCTTCGACGACGCCGTTGTTCATGCCGAGGACGACCGCTTCGCCCGACAGCGTGTCGGTCAGGCCGGTGGCCGTGCCGTTCAGAGCCAGCGCGTAGCTGACCGGCGTGCCCGGATTGTCGGCGTTGAAGTCCGAGGTGAACAGGGTCGAGAAGTCGGCCGTCGCATCGGTATCGAAATCGGTTTCGTCGACGCTGAGGCTGTCGGCGGCCGGATCGGTTGCGCTGATGCTGGGCAGGTCGTCCGAGACCGAGACGCTGACCGTCGCGCTGGCGGTGTCGCCGTCGATATCGGTCGCGATGACGTCGACATCGCCGAGATCTGCGAGATCATCGACACTGATGGTCGGGTGATCGTCGTAATTGTCGTTGAGCGTCGCCGTGACGGTCGCAACATTGTTGGTGACCGAGAGATCGAGCGTGACGACCAGGCGTCCGCCGTCCGAACCGGTGATCTGCGTGTCGCTGACGCGGGTCCAGGTCAGGCCGCCATCGAGGGCACCGATGCCGCCGAAGACGATCGAGGCGATATCGTCCGAGCCTTCGGTGAACGTGATCGTGTCGCTATCGGTGGTCGCACCCGGGGTGGAGCCGTCGGCCAGGTTCTGGTCGTCGACGGTCAGCGAGATGTCGGGACCCGCCATCGGATCGGCACCATCGGTGATGCGGATCGGCTGGGTGGCGGTGTCGAAATCGCCGTCGCCATCGGTCAGCGTGTAGCTGAAGTCGGCGACGATCAGACCGTTCGTCTGGTTGAGGTTCGGGTTGGGATCGAAGGTCCAGTCACCGTTCGACTGGATGGTGTAGGTGCCGTTGGTCGTGATGACCGTGGCTTCGCCGTTCACCAGCTCGGTGGTGATGCCGCCGACGGTGATAGCCGTGACCATCGCGCCGTCCGCACCCTCGGTGTCGGGCGTGCCGTCGGTCATGACGTTGCCGCCGATGGCAGCCGCGTCTTCGGCGACATTGACCTGCGCCTGGTCGGTCGCAGTCGGGATGTCGTCGATGATGTTGACGACGATCGTGTCCGAACCGATCAGATTGCCCGAAGTGTCGCGCACTTCGTAGTTGAAGCTTTCCGCGCCGAGCACGGTGTTGGTGCTATTCTCATCGACCATGTCGGTGAAGGCGGTGTCGAGCGTGTAGGTGTAGGCGCCGGTCTCGGTGTTCAGCACGATCGTGCCGTAGGTGCCGTCGATCTGCACTTCGTTCGCGCCCGGACCTGCCACCGCGCCGTTGAGCGAGAAGGTGAAGGGACCGGTTGCGTCGGTGACCGTAATCTGGCCGTCGGCATCGATTTCGCTGTCGGACGCCGCGTCGCTGCCGGTAGCAAGTCCGGCTTCGTTCACCAGCACATCGTTGTCGGCGACATTGCCGGCAACGTTGGTGATGGCGATGTCGAGCGTTGCCTCGGCGATGTCGCCGTCGGCATCGATGATGCGATAGGTGAAGCTGTCGGTGACATCCGCATTGGTGGCGTTGGCGAAGCTTTCGTAGCTGTAGCCGCCATCCGCAAAGACGGTCAGTTCGCCATAGAGGCCGGTCACCACGAAGGGCGCACCGTTGTCGCTGCCGCCTGCGCCGCTCACGTCGAGGATGGTGAGCGAGCCGTCGGCGCCGTTCACGTCGACACCGAAGCCATCGTCATCGGTCAGCAGGTTGCCCGCAGTCGTCATGCCTTCGACAACCGCGTTAGTGTTGTCGGTGGCCGTCGGGGCGTCGTCGTCGAAGGTGATGTCGAGCGTTGCGGTGGCGGTCTCGCCCTCGCTGTCGGCGACGGTGAAACCGATGCTGGCGAGCGCGTCGTTTTCATCCATGCCATCGGCGTGGAGGACGTTCTGCAGCAGCGTGACGGTGTAGGTGCCGGTGGCCGTATCGGTGATCTCGACGGTGAAGATTTCGCCGCGAGCGCTCGATGCGGTCAGCGTGGTGCCGACGACCGAGTAAGTGACCATTTCGGCGCCCAGCATCGCGGTCGAACCGTCGAGGGCGGCGTCGAAGCCGATCGTTGCCGGAGTGTCGTTACCGACATCGAAGCTCAGCGTCCCGTTGAAGACGCTCTCGTCGGCCATGCCGGTGTCGAGGTCGCCCGTGACGGAGTCCGGGTTGCCAGCAGGCAGGCCGTCGTCATCGACAGCCGCAGTGACGGTGGCGCCGCTCGGCTCGCTGTCGGGCTGGAGCGTGACCGTGACCGAGGCGGTCGAGCTGTCGCCGTCTTGGTCCACGATCGTGTAGGTGAAGCTGTCGGTCAGTCCGCCGTTCGAACCGGCGCCTGCGACCGGCGTGTAGGTGAAGAGGCCGGTGGTGGCGTCATAAGTGACAGTGCCCTGCGTGGGCTGGGTTGCCACGAACACATCGGCAACGTCGGTGGTGTCGACGCCATCGGCGCCGAACACGTCGTTGGCGAGCGCGTCGATGGTGATCGAGGCGTTCTCTGCCGCCTGGGTGGCCGTATCGTTCACAGCGGTCGGCACGTCGTCGATGACTTCGATGTCGAGCGAGGCGCTGTCCTGCGAACCGTCGGTATCGGTTGCGACGACTTCGAGGCTGTCGATCAGCGAGTCTTGGCCCGCGACGTCATGCACCAGCGTGTTGTCGGAAAGCGTGTATTCGTAGGTGACGGTCGCATCGACCACGTCGCCATTGGCGTCGAACACCGGGGTGACGCCGGTGATGCGCACCGTGCCATAGGCGCCGGGGATCTCGATCGGGTAGGTTTCACCGCCACCCCAGACCTGCACGCCGCCCACGGTGAGCACGCTCAGGCCGTCCGGGCTGTCGACCGTGAACTGGCCGCTCTGCGTGAGAGCACCGGCATCGGGCGAGGAGCCGTCGGCCAGATCGTCTTCGTCCACCGTCAGTTCGGGCGTCTCGAGGTCGAGGCCGTTGATGGTGACGATATCGTCCGCGCCGTTGATGGTGACGGTCAGCGTGGTGACGCTGGTGTCGCCGTCGCCATCTGTCAGCGTGTAGGTGAAGACTTCGGTCAGGCTCTCGGTCGCGTCGAGGCCCTGGACGAACGCGTTCGTGTTATCGAGCGTGTAGGTATAGCTGCCGTCCGCGTTGAGAACGAGCGAGCCATAGGCACCGGCGGTCGCGCCATCGACCGTTCCGGCCATGCCGCCGAATTCGACGGCGGTCACGGTTGCGCCGTCGGCACCGGTGGTGTCGGCGCCCATGTCGCCATTGGCTTCGGCGTTGGTTATGACG
Protein-coding sequences here:
- a CDS encoding DUF5801 repeats-in-toxin domain-containing protein — protein: MDSFETRNDFAGTDNSENQAADTQADNASTRAARSGDVILQPDANGVVELPAGISLDDLSVQGRDLVIVMEDGSRIIIPEGAIIVPQIVVDGVTVPAANLAALLTGNEPQPAAGDPQSSGGNFEVDPGNIQAAYAIGNLLPYTELQFPQPEEREIIPYDVEEDPVIVIETPDNPIGVINAIATVDEDGLPARTVDGVAEAEGTREATNSETATGTIVFNAPDGVASVLINGVAITEIGQTFEGAMGTLTITSIDLANGEIGFSYTLGDNMVGGGLDGSFVMTVIDTDGDRADATLQINVIDDAPIARDDTGEVAAGTHGPITGDVLVNDESGADSYAAEGAVSGFSNAGGSAQPGDTLVGEYGELTLNADGTYSYTRFVNTPGGVSETFDYTIVDSDGSTSTATLTINIGDAPDAVTDVPTGDDATVVDEGQLPPTTGTRDDEPQGSDFDGDTETATGVITFRSPDGVGSVTIGGTVVDPDNLPQVVVSDETGTLTVTGYTYDPVTGEGTITYVYELTDNTGDTDGTTVDFPIVITDLDGDTAEDDLVITIVDDTPEALDDFAAQGSENASITVDVIDNDTPGADGVDLATGVAVVDGSLSGGGTLTYNGDGTFTYAPAPGEEAPVTFDYTITDGDGDTATATVTITLQPDSTPEIGVSGEDTVFEEALAARDGEPAGSNEASDGEFATGAITIATGGDTVASLVINGVDVTGGGTVTTASGVLTVTLTDGQYGYSYELTDNTLTDPSTDDFTLVVTDSDGDSAQTTLVLTIVDDNPAAADDANSIAAGEYGPVTGNVIANDTVGADDADVTSFTGANGTGAAGDTIQGEYGTLTIEADGSYTYTRNPGTDGGVSDTFSYTITDGDGDTATANLVIAIADSPVVLDLPVVGGDGTLVDEAGLPAGSDAASDSELTSGTFTYDAPDGPATVTIDGQAVTTVGQTITGSFGTLTITSIAEGAIGYSYELTTNTSGDNTFDSFAVVVTDQDGDIASGNLDIAIVDDVPTAVADTDSVTEDGPLTADGNVITNAEANGDMGADTTGADGATVTAVEFGGMAGTVDGATAGAYGSLVLNADGSYTYTLDNTNAFVQGLDATESLTEVFTYTLTDGDGDTSVTTLTVTINGADDIVTINGLDLETPELTVDEDDLADGSSPDAGALTQSGQFTVDSPDGLSVLTVGGVQVWGGGETYPIEIPGAYGTVRITGVTPVFDANGDVVDATVTYEYTLSDNTLVHDVAGQDSLIDSLEVVATDTDGSQDSASLDIEVIDDVPTAVNDTATQAAENASITIDALANDVFGADGVDTTDVADVFVATQPTQGTVTYDATTGLFTYTPVAGAGSNGGLTDSFTYTIVDQDGDSSTASVTVTLQPDSEPSGATVTAAVDDDGLPAGNPDSVTGDLDTGMADESVFNGTLSFDVGNDTPATIGFDAALDGSTAMLGAEMVTYSVVGTTLTASSARGEIFTVEITDTATGTYTVTLLQNVLHADGMDENDALASIGFTVADSEGETATATLDITFDDDAPTATDNTNAVVEGMTTAGNLLTDDDGFGVDVNGADGSLTILDVSGAGGSDNGAPFVVTGLYGELTVFADGGYSYESFANATNADVTDSFTYRIIDADGDIAEATLDIAITNVAGNVADNDVLVNEAGLATGSDAASDSEIDADGQITVTDATGPFTFSLNGAVAGPGANEVQIDGTYGTIVLNTETGAYTYTLDTAFTDMVDENSTNTVLGAESFNYEVRDTSGNLIGSDTIVVNIIDDIPTATDQAQVNVAEDAAAIGGNVMTDGTPDTEGADGAMVTAITVGGITTELVNGEATVITTNGTYTIQSNGDWTFDPNPNLNQTNGLIVADFSYTLTDGDGDFDTATQPIRITDGADPMAGPDISLTVDDQNLADGSTPGATTDSDTITFTEGSDDIASIVFGGIGALDGGLTWTRVSDTQITGSDGGRLVVTLDLSVTNNVATVTATLNDNYDDHPTISVDDLADLGDVDVIATDIDGDTASATVSVSVSDDLPSISATDPAADSLSVDETDFDTDATADFSTLFTSDFNADNPGTPVSYALALNGTATGLTDTLSGEAVVLGMNNGVVEGRTALGGDLVFTITVDSTGSVEFDQLRAVQHDITTDHNDAEPVPGWAADLITLTATIVDSDGDTASATADIGGAFQILDDGPTVSATLAGGASVVVDETDLVAAAGSIDLGATYTQGSDSDVSGSPTLIGSTSGTNVLSVIADFGADSNVNGGGLTYSLTVGNGGASGVSTTDGTAITLVAVSDTVVVGVVDGTNTAAFAVEIDPATGVVSVEQYLSVQHDDPLDADEALTPETLAAGALNAVVTAQDGDGDTAQSAAIDIGGIIAFEDDGPAITNVAVNSSVEVDETDAGSPAGFPISDTSAAAIISYTGDFGTDGAAAANSVVYTLDITQAATGLQTAQGDYPITLVQDANTPNVITGVYNDGANDLTAFTLTINANGTVTLEQNVALEHLEDGDNSAGEHDDTLDLAGLVDATVTLTDGDGDFVWQSAAIGNAIEFRDDGPSAANDTDAVTEDTNTSASGNVVTGVGEDGNAAGADSYGADGAGAVMAIVGTAAGVIGGNTPGSYGTLTIDAQGNYTYTLSNGLSAVQGLGVGDTLTDTFTYTITDADGDTSTATLEITINGTNDAPVVGADAVATSDEGLLGGNPDSVGTPQDTTNSNTANGQVNVSDTDGDTLEVTLGLPTVGSLSSGGVAVQWTLQDNDTTLVGYTNDVNDPVVTVTIADDGSFTVNQLQQIDHPTANVEDALTSSLVIPVTADDGTTSTTNTTAITVVFEDDSPIIGSFTPGTQTIPNEDNATAEGTFSYSPGGDGHGSFAITGTALDGITYQTVTQTMLDLDGDGVMEQGAVLVGATTDGNTPVFQFAVDVEGNYEFQLLEPDAGTTTTVSLIGLSAGGPTPFLETPDGFIEFSDPNAVDPNRGVNSGGQGFGVDNQFVANGEAFEVEFHSAGAVGDQDPLTDPLYVSSAELQVNRGSTSTVYEITVYNDADGTSEVVFVGTLPANNSVAIIDPSVLDTFNRFTVEAISGSGQGARFDNLSYTQNILPDGFTVDFDVSATDSDGDSTAVSTISIDVDPNAPAQMAALKSLLSTELANDNDMVAGMTKQNLESSRIDMRPLETATVAAMATGLALPQVQQDLSQTFSAADFAGHEMVNFEFAPAPDIRPMDLPEAYAANFEGTVDMDGGFDFDAGMANLLGDMDGLAATSFAAAPAFEAQAADFIADMASAHEFAGGPSVFEGFANGNASGAMEALLMLEAPAQIAEGALARVEGIALGEALADLHAEAQVDAIVDHFAPTDAPAIAMSVTEGLLDNVINSGLTPHGGPLMTQEQNDEAAALAAASA